Proteins encoded by one window of Nicotiana tabacum cultivar K326 chromosome 10, ASM71507v2, whole genome shotgun sequence:
- the LOC142165504 gene encoding secreted RxLR effector protein 161-like: MHDSKKGFLPFRHGISLSKDHYPKTDEEIEKIKAVPYASAVGSLMYAMLCTRPDICFAVGVVSRFQSNPGKEHWTAVKHIIKYLKRTRDYMLIYQSDDLVPIGYTDSDFQSDRDSRKSTSGNVFTLGGGAISWRSIKQTCVADSTMEAEYVAASEAAKEAVWLGNFLRELGVVPSIQAPITLYCDNSGAVANSKEPRSHKRAKHIERKYHLIRDIVQRGDVVVTKIASENNLADPFTKSLPQKTFDKHVEGMSVKIVDAWLLV; the protein is encoded by the coding sequence ATGCATGATTCCAAGAAAGGATTCCTTCCTTTCAGACATGGAATTTCTCTATCTAAAGATCATTATCCTAAGACTGATGAAGAGATAGAAAAGATAAAGGCGGTCCCTTATGCATCAGCTGTGGGGAGCCTCATGTATGCTATGTTATGCACTAGGCCTGATATCTGCTTTGCCGTTGGCGTTGTTAGCAGATTTCAGTCTAATCCTGGGAAAGAGCATTGGACGGCGGTTAAACATATAATCAAGTACCTGAAAAGGACTAGGGATTACATGTTGATCTACCAATCGGATGACCTGGTACCTATTGGGTATACTGATTCGGATTTCCAATCAGACAGAGATTCTAGAAAGTCTACCTCAGGTAATGTGTTTACTCTTGGAGGTGGAGCCATAAGTTGGAGGAGTATCAAGCAAACTTGTGTTGCTGATTCCACCATGGAAGCCGAATATGTGGCAGCCTCTGAGGCAGCCAAAGAGGCAGTTTGGCTCGGTAACTTCCTGAGAGAGTTGGGTGTGGTTCCTTCGATTCAAGCACCAATTACGCTTTACTGTGATAATAGTGGTGCGGTTGCAAATTCAAAGGAGCCACGAAGCCATAAGAGGGCAAAGCACATTGAGCGTaaatatcatttaattcgtgatataGTGCAGAGAGGGGATGTAGTGGTCACCAAGATTGCGTCAGAGAACAACTTGGCAGATCCGTTTACTAAGAGCTTACCACAGAAGACTTTTGATAAGCATGTAGAAGGAATGAGTGTCAAAATTGTAGACGCATGGTTattagtctaa
- the LOC107782544 gene encoding anthocyanidin 3-O-glucosyltransferase 2-like — MEKLAEVILIPSPAMGHIAQMLELAKLFFHQNHHLTITVLIMKLPDYIDAVSGPFVDSVAASSSSDRLRFVHLPAADPTPEWGSKTRGHFVYRLVQSQRSHIKDFLISQRSSKTLAGFVVDMLCTPFMDVADEFKIPSYVFFTSPAAFLGLMLHFQFLEDECQQDVSLFKNTDSSNLLSFPSYAYPVPPSVLPMVLVDRDTWLGRFLDFARGYRKAKGIIINTFAELEIHQLDAYKKNNCNMSRSKQDQVPLPPIYPIGPILNQSKSKSESEEAEITNWLDQQPTKSVVLICFGSQGSLPLDQVKQIALALDNCGCRFLWSLRQPPQSNNAQFPGEYTSYSEILPEGFLDRTEIKGKVVGWVPQLKVLSHEAIGGFVSHCGWNSILESIWCGVPIATWPLHSEQQVNAFQLVKEVGVAVDITLDYCERNKDQPMVTADAIEKRIKELMEINTAVREKAKEMKEKSRASVIEGGSSYLSLGKLIDELLKNAAL, encoded by the coding sequence ATGGAGAAATTAGCAGAAGTGATTCTGATCCCATCTCCGGCAATGGGCCATATTGCTCAGATGCTAGAGTTAGCAAAACTCTTTTTCCATCAAAATCATCATCTCACAATCACTGTCCTTATTATGAAACTCCCTGATTACATTGACGCCGTCAGTGGACCTTTCGTTGACTCTGTAGCTGCTTCATCCTCCTCTGATCGCCTTCGATTTGTTCACTTACCAGCAGCTGATCCAACACCAGAGTGGGGTTCCAAAACTCGAGGACATTTCGTCTACAGATTAGTACAAAGCCAAAGATCTCACATCAAGGATTTCTTAATATCTCAACGCTCTAGTAAAACACTCGCTGGTTTTGTTGTTGACATGTTATGCACTCCGTTTATGGATGTAGCTGACGAGTTTAAGATCCCCAGCTACGTGTTTTTCACTTCCCCAGCTGCTTTTCTTGGACTAATGCTTCATTTCCAGTTTCTTGAAGATGAGTGTCAACAAGATGTTTCTTTGTTCAAGAACACTGATAGTAGTAATCTCTTATCATTTCCCAGTTACGCGTACCCTGTTCCTCCTAGTGTATTGCCAATGGTCCTAGTCGATAGAGACACATGGCTAGGGAGATTCCTCGATTTCGCTCGTGGATATAGAAAAGCCAAAGGCATTATTATCAACACTTTTGCTGAATTAGAAATCCATCAATTAGATGCTTATAAGAAAAACAACTGTAACATGTCAAGATCTAAACAGGATCAGGTTCCACTACCACCTATTTATCCAATTGGTCCAATTTTGAACCAGTCAAAATCCAAGTCAGAGTCAGAGGAGGCAGAAATAACAAATTGGCTTGATCAACAGCCAACAAAATCAGTTGTGCTAATATGTTTTGGGAGCCAAGGGAGTTTACCACTGGACCAAGTGAAACAGATCGCTTTAGCTTTGGACAACTGTGGCTGCAGATTCTTGTGGTCTTTACGTCAACCCCCACAAAGCAATAATGCGCAATTCCCCGGAGAATACACGAGCTATTCCGAAATCTTACCAGAAGGATTTCTTGATCGGACAGAGATAAAAGGGAAAGTAGTAGGATGGGTCCCGCAACTGAAGGTTTTGTCCCACGAGGCAATCGGGGGATTCGTGTCACATTGTGGTTGGAATTCAATACTCGAAAGTATATGGTGTGGGGTGCCTATAGCAACATGGCCATTGCATTCGGAACAGCAAGTGAATGCGTTTCAGTTAGTGAAAGAAGTAGGAGTTGCAGTGGATATCACTTTGGATTACTGCGAAAGGAATAAAGATCAGCCAATGGTAACTGCAGACGCCATAGAAAAACGGATTAAAGAATTGATGGAAATTAATACAGCAGTAAGAGAAAAGGCAAAGGAGATgaaggagaagagcagggctaGCGTAATCGAAGGTGGATCGTCATACTTGTCCCTCGGCAAACTCATAGATGAACTACTGAAAAATGCAGCTTTGTAA